In Drosophila gunungcola strain Sukarami unplaced genomic scaffold, Dgunungcola_SK_2 000278F, whole genome shotgun sequence, a genomic segment contains:
- the LOC128266072 gene encoding peptide transporter family 1 isoform X1, protein MEKQVTNGKNGQKEEPNSQNGATPYPKSVAFIISNEFCERFNYYGMRTILVLYLTNKLGYNEETATVLFHTFTMLVYIFPLIGALIADGWLGKYKTILYLSLVYSLGAMVVSFGAVPLAGMPTKAVTVVGLLLIAIGTGGIKPCVSAFGGDQFSLPAQSLQLAKFFSLFYFAINAGSLISTTFTPILRADVHCFGDHDCFSLAFGVPAILMIISVLIFMAGKRMYRCQPPEGNKIFGVSRCIADAFRGWRKRRHSEPMESFLDYAEPTAGAQLVRETKCLGRILRLFLPFPVFWALFDQQGSRWTFQATRMDGTVWGYQIKPDQMQVVNPLLILGFLPLFDYIVYPILRRIGIRRPLQKLTIGLILAALGFFLSAALEMKMEQAAYQATPTESNMAHLRLYNGMPCRYEFATKVGEQTATPHFIEPLEMWSDLSVLVPQAEEYEFRAQPVRGKCPEIEGKLRLQPGKSTGYFLTQNKLVEFADGLEMPVSLSSDPLVRALLNTPEGEGPVLLTSGANRGSLDNRNVSQLHRVSPGFTEVAINGRNVASFETKNGGLYTLLVAGNASQGYRHNLVEVVAPSAAVSILWQLPQIVVMTAAEVMFSVTGLEFSYSQSPPSMKSVLQACWLLSVAIGNMIVVVIAEFKFTSSQSGEFTLFACLMLVDMLVFLWLARSYQYKDQCKDLDEVDDVDDVDDGTVQYKRRAATVEPGQRGNGKMETEPGYGAYRNHAYDNDFSEA, encoded by the exons ATGGAAAAGCAAGTAACCAACGGTAAAAACGGACAAAAAGAGGAGCCCAATTCCCAAAATGGG GCAACTCCGTATCCCAAGTCGGTGGCCTTCATCATCAGCAATGAGTTCTGCGAACGCTTCAACTACTATGGCATGCGAA CTATTCTGGTGCTGTATCTCACCAACAAGCTGGGCTACAATGAGGAGACCGCGACGGTACTGTTCCACACGTTCACCATGCTGGTCTACATATTCCCCCTCATCGGAGCTCTGATCGCCGATGGCTGGCTGGGGAAGTACAAGACGATACTGTATCTGTCGCTGGTCTACAGCCTGGGGGCCATGGTCGTTTCCTTTGGTGCCGTTCCCCTAGCGGGGATGCCAACCAA AGCGGTGACTGTGGTGGGCCTTCTGCTGATTGCGATCGGAACCGGTGGGATCAAGCCCTGCGTTTCGGCCTTTGGCGGCGATCAGTTCTCGCTGCCCGCCCAAAGTCTCCAGCTGGCCAAGTTCTTCTCGCTCTTCTACTTCGCCATCAACGCCGGCTCCCTGATCTCGACCACCTTCACGCCGATCCTGCGGGCGGATGTGCATTGCTTCGGCGACCACGACTGCTTCTCGCTGGCCTTCGGAGTGCCCGCCATCCTGATGATCATCTCCGTGCTGATCTTCATGGCCGGCAAGCGGATGTACAGGTGCCAACCGCCGGAGGGGAACAAGATCTTCGGCGTGTCGCGCTGCATTGCGGATGCGTTCAGGGGATGGCGCAAGCGCAGGCACTCGGAACCGATGGAAAGCTTCTTGGACTATGCAGAGCCAACGGCGGGGGCGCAGCTGGTGAGGGAGACCAAGTGCTTGGGCCGGATCCTGCGGCTCTTTCTGCCCTTCCCCGTCTTCTGGGCCCTCTTCGACCAGCAGGGATCGCGATGGACCTTTCAGGCCACCCGCATGGACGGCACGGTGTGGGGCTACCAGATAAAGCCGGATCAAATGCAGGTGGTCAATCCGCTGCTCATTTTGGGATTCCTGCCTCTGTTCGATTATATCGTCTACCCCATTCTGCGCCGCATTGGCATACGGAGACCCCTGCAAAAGCTCACAATTGGACTGATACTCGCGGCCCTGGGTTTCTTTTTGTCCGCTGCcttggaaatgaaaatggagcAGGCCGCCTAccaggccacgcccaccgaATCGAACATGGCCCATCTGCGCCTATACAATGGCATGCCCTGTCGCTATGAGTTTGCGACGAAGGTGGGTGAGCAGACTGCTACGCCACATTTCATCGAGCCCCTGGAGATGTGGTCAGATCTATCGGTTTTGGTCCCACAAGCCGAAGAGTACGAATTTAGGGCGCAGCCTGTAAGGGGAAAATGCCCCGAAATCGAGGGAAAACTGCGTTTACAGCCGGGAAAGTCCACGGGCTACTTCCTCACCCAAAACAAACTGGTTGAGTTTGCCGATGGCCTGGAAATGCCCGTCAGCCTCAGCAGTGATCCCCTGGTGAGGGCCCTGCTGAATACACCAGAAGGAGAGGGACCTGTACTGCTGACGAGTGGAGCAAACCGCGGATCGCTGGACAACCGCAATGTGTCGCAGCTGCACAGGGTTTCGCCCGGCTTCACGGAGGTAGCCATCAATGGCCGGAATGTGGCCAGCTTTGAGACCAAGAACGGAGGACTGTACACGCTGCTGGTGGCGGGAAATGCCAGCCAGGGCTATCGCCACAACCTGGTCGAGGTGGTGGCCCCCAGTGCCGCCGTCTCAATCCTGTGGCAGCTGCCGCAAATCGTGGTCATGACGGCGGCCGAGGTGATGTTCTCGGTCACGGGACTCGAGTTCTCCTACTCCCAATCGCCGCCCAGCATGAAGAGCGTGCTGCAGGCCTGCTGGCTGCTCTCGGTGGCCATTGGCAACATGATCGTGGTGGTCATTGCGGAGTTCAAGTTCACCAGCTCACAGTCCGGGGAGTTCACTTTGTTCGCCTGCCTCATGCTGGTGGATATGCTCGTCTTTTTGTGGCTGGCCCGCAGCTACCAGTACAAGGATCAGTGCAAGGACCTCGACGAGGTCgatgatgttgatgatgttgatgatggTACAGTGCAGTACAAACGGCGAGCAGCTACAGTGGAGCCTGGCCAGCGGGGAAACGGCAAAATGGAGACGGAACCGGGCTACGGGGCCTATCGCAATCACGCCTACGATAACGATTTCTCGGAGGCCTGA
- the LOC128266072 gene encoding peptide transporter family 1 isoform X2 has translation MAFVGNAVVGPENGKSSTATPYPKSVAFIISNEFCERFNYYGMRTILVLYLTNKLGYNEETATVLFHTFTMLVYIFPLIGALIADGWLGKYKTILYLSLVYSLGAMVVSFGAVPLAGMPTKAVTVVGLLLIAIGTGGIKPCVSAFGGDQFSLPAQSLQLAKFFSLFYFAINAGSLISTTFTPILRADVHCFGDHDCFSLAFGVPAILMIISVLIFMAGKRMYRCQPPEGNKIFGVSRCIADAFRGWRKRRHSEPMESFLDYAEPTAGAQLVRETKCLGRILRLFLPFPVFWALFDQQGSRWTFQATRMDGTVWGYQIKPDQMQVVNPLLILGFLPLFDYIVYPILRRIGIRRPLQKLTIGLILAALGFFLSAALEMKMEQAAYQATPTESNMAHLRLYNGMPCRYEFATKVGEQTATPHFIEPLEMWSDLSVLVPQAEEYEFRAQPVRGKCPEIEGKLRLQPGKSTGYFLTQNKLVEFADGLEMPVSLSSDPLVRALLNTPEGEGPVLLTSGANRGSLDNRNVSQLHRVSPGFTEVAINGRNVASFETKNGGLYTLLVAGNASQGYRHNLVEVVAPSAAVSILWQLPQIVVMTAAEVMFSVTGLEFSYSQSPPSMKSVLQACWLLSVAIGNMIVVVIAEFKFTSSQSGEFTLFACLMLVDMLVFLWLARSYQYKDQCKDLDEVDDVDDVDDGTVQYKRRAATVEPGQRGNGKMETEPGYGAYRNHAYDNDFSEA, from the exons ATGGCATTTGTCGGCAATGCAGTTGTTGGCCCGGAGAATGGCAAATCATCAACG GCAACTCCGTATCCCAAGTCGGTGGCCTTCATCATCAGCAATGAGTTCTGCGAACGCTTCAACTACTATGGCATGCGAA CTATTCTGGTGCTGTATCTCACCAACAAGCTGGGCTACAATGAGGAGACCGCGACGGTACTGTTCCACACGTTCACCATGCTGGTCTACATATTCCCCCTCATCGGAGCTCTGATCGCCGATGGCTGGCTGGGGAAGTACAAGACGATACTGTATCTGTCGCTGGTCTACAGCCTGGGGGCCATGGTCGTTTCCTTTGGTGCCGTTCCCCTAGCGGGGATGCCAACCAA AGCGGTGACTGTGGTGGGCCTTCTGCTGATTGCGATCGGAACCGGTGGGATCAAGCCCTGCGTTTCGGCCTTTGGCGGCGATCAGTTCTCGCTGCCCGCCCAAAGTCTCCAGCTGGCCAAGTTCTTCTCGCTCTTCTACTTCGCCATCAACGCCGGCTCCCTGATCTCGACCACCTTCACGCCGATCCTGCGGGCGGATGTGCATTGCTTCGGCGACCACGACTGCTTCTCGCTGGCCTTCGGAGTGCCCGCCATCCTGATGATCATCTCCGTGCTGATCTTCATGGCCGGCAAGCGGATGTACAGGTGCCAACCGCCGGAGGGGAACAAGATCTTCGGCGTGTCGCGCTGCATTGCGGATGCGTTCAGGGGATGGCGCAAGCGCAGGCACTCGGAACCGATGGAAAGCTTCTTGGACTATGCAGAGCCAACGGCGGGGGCGCAGCTGGTGAGGGAGACCAAGTGCTTGGGCCGGATCCTGCGGCTCTTTCTGCCCTTCCCCGTCTTCTGGGCCCTCTTCGACCAGCAGGGATCGCGATGGACCTTTCAGGCCACCCGCATGGACGGCACGGTGTGGGGCTACCAGATAAAGCCGGATCAAATGCAGGTGGTCAATCCGCTGCTCATTTTGGGATTCCTGCCTCTGTTCGATTATATCGTCTACCCCATTCTGCGCCGCATTGGCATACGGAGACCCCTGCAAAAGCTCACAATTGGACTGATACTCGCGGCCCTGGGTTTCTTTTTGTCCGCTGCcttggaaatgaaaatggagcAGGCCGCCTAccaggccacgcccaccgaATCGAACATGGCCCATCTGCGCCTATACAATGGCATGCCCTGTCGCTATGAGTTTGCGACGAAGGTGGGTGAGCAGACTGCTACGCCACATTTCATCGAGCCCCTGGAGATGTGGTCAGATCTATCGGTTTTGGTCCCACAAGCCGAAGAGTACGAATTTAGGGCGCAGCCTGTAAGGGGAAAATGCCCCGAAATCGAGGGAAAACTGCGTTTACAGCCGGGAAAGTCCACGGGCTACTTCCTCACCCAAAACAAACTGGTTGAGTTTGCCGATGGCCTGGAAATGCCCGTCAGCCTCAGCAGTGATCCCCTGGTGAGGGCCCTGCTGAATACACCAGAAGGAGAGGGACCTGTACTGCTGACGAGTGGAGCAAACCGCGGATCGCTGGACAACCGCAATGTGTCGCAGCTGCACAGGGTTTCGCCCGGCTTCACGGAGGTAGCCATCAATGGCCGGAATGTGGCCAGCTTTGAGACCAAGAACGGAGGACTGTACACGCTGCTGGTGGCGGGAAATGCCAGCCAGGGCTATCGCCACAACCTGGTCGAGGTGGTGGCCCCCAGTGCCGCCGTCTCAATCCTGTGGCAGCTGCCGCAAATCGTGGTCATGACGGCGGCCGAGGTGATGTTCTCGGTCACGGGACTCGAGTTCTCCTACTCCCAATCGCCGCCCAGCATGAAGAGCGTGCTGCAGGCCTGCTGGCTGCTCTCGGTGGCCATTGGCAACATGATCGTGGTGGTCATTGCGGAGTTCAAGTTCACCAGCTCACAGTCCGGGGAGTTCACTTTGTTCGCCTGCCTCATGCTGGTGGATATGCTCGTCTTTTTGTGGCTGGCCCGCAGCTACCAGTACAAGGATCAGTGCAAGGACCTCGACGAGGTCgatgatgttgatgatgttgatgatggTACAGTGCAGTACAAACGGCGAGCAGCTACAGTGGAGCCTGGCCAGCGGGGAAACGGCAAAATGGAGACGGAACCGGGCTACGGGGCCTATCGCAATCACGCCTACGATAACGATTTCTCGGAGGCCTGA